The region AATATTTATACAATCAGTCTAATAGGTCACTTAAAATGTAATAGCAGGGGACTCTATTAAGTCATCTAATGATTGAATCaataaaacatactttaaaaattGTATACCCACTAAGGATTCTTTGAACTTTTCAGCCAAAATAGTAAGTgtaaaataggtatgaaatgatgaattatctcttgattttggAAAATGGACAGgtaaaatggacggagggaataTCAAATTACTTTAATATTAAAAAGTCATTGAATTGACACTAAGCACGTCTAATTAATCAAATGGTTTTTAATTCTAAACTTTAATTAACGGTGGGACTATGTTACAACTATGCCAAGCTGAAAAGACCTTTAAATGCGAAAGGTGCCCCtcttaaaacaaagaaaataagtagtgATTATCTCTAATAAAGCCTGAAATAACGTTTTTTTAGCTTTCACATTgttcatttgattttttctttatttattttgctttagatcttaattcaaaaataaatctcTTTGTACTAATTAACCACACATAATTATtctataaaagtaattaaaaatCAGAATCCTCAAAATATAATAACTGACTGATATTACTAAACAATGACAAAGTCAAAGAAAATGGTCACCGAATTTCTGGATTCGCTAGTTATTTTAGAAATCATAACCGACAACATACAAATAAGAAAGTGACATTGCTATTAAATAATTATACTCTTTAACATTTGTATTTTGCCATGACACCCCAACAATATTATCAAGTCAAATCATATTGTCATGACATTCTTAGACTAAAGAGACAATTGAAATTATGCCGACTCCAAAAAATGAGAATTGTTTGGGGAGGAGTGTTAGTAAGTCATACAcgatataattttaaattagttGATCCAGTAgattttgaatttcaaatgattatataaaaaaaaatataataataataatagaagttatatattttttaatattttcctcGAATAAGGAGAGAGGAAGAAAAATAATGGCGAGAATTGAAAAAGGCGACACTACCACCATAAGAATGTGGTGGGATGGATGAAATACTATTGTCCTTTAGCAGTTTCGTATTAGATCCATTGAAATGGAGAAACATAGAAGCTTTACAAATACCCACTTTTTAATATatgtaattgaaaaatagttagtCTATCAGAAATAATCTTCCTACCTTCacaagataggggtaaggtttgtGCACACTCTACTTTTTTCAGACCCCAACTGATGAAATTATACTGgctatgtttttgttgttgttgttgttgttgttgttgtatcgaatttcaaattttataagTGAAACTTCAAAACATTATTGTCATCAAGTTTCACGTGTGAAATTTGAAAGTCCACGACAATGATTTCTTTTTCCAATTACATGTCTGAAGAGTAACTAGCCCACACTATTACCATTGGAGAAACTCCAAGTAGAAAATGCTTTCCATTGGTGGGTTACGACTCCGAATTAGTCAGACGAGTGAACTTCAGATACCAGATCGTTAgattaagaaaaacaaaaagaacaaTCAccagtttttatttttggttttaataTCTACTGGTTCAACGTATTGATgtcttttttaataatttagtattttgttcttaattttataattattgcATGGAGTTTCAAATTTCACGAGTGAGCCCTCAGAACATTATTGGTATCGAGTTTCACCTGTGAAATTTAGAATTTCATGACACtgactatttttaaatttcaattgcAGGTTTGAAATGTGACTAGCCCATGCTATTATCGTCGAAGAAACTCCAAGTAGAAAACCTTTCAATTTAGTGGGTTACAAGTCCGAATTAGTCAGACAAGTGAACTTCAGATACTAGATCGTtagattaagaaaaaaaaaaagtaccatcaaaattttttattttttgttttaaaatatgcTGGTTTCAAAGTAGTGAAgactttttaataatttattattttgttcttaattattaattaagggGATAAAATCAAGATATGAGTCACCTAGAAATGGGGTGACATATACGGACAGCCCAAATCTAGGACTACCTTCCATTTTGCAAAAGACAAATCAACAAACCGTTACaaaaccaactttttttttatctgaaaaaaaaaataaaatctgttGAGAtaagaaaaaaccaaaatatccagaaaaaaaatattcttgatccattctttactcatctttccttttttattttttccactagtaggttcatattttttttcttctttcaaaaattggattttttaaaatcaaatttaacattttttttttaatcttctaGTGGggtttctattttttcttttcttttcaattctttcattgTGTTTTCACTTATGTTTAAAGAATGACCATTTCTTGATtcttttgaaggaaaaagaaagtatATTGCTTTATGCTATTCATATATATCTAGAAAAATATAATCTTGATCCATTCTTTACTCATctatccttttttatttttccactAGTGgggtcattttttttcttttttcacaaaaaagaTTGGTTCTTTATTTCATATTTCTTCGAATCTTCTAGTGgggtttcatttttttcaattcttatattgtgttttcactttattttgctaTTTTGGTTTGTGGGGTTTTGAAGAATGAccatttcttgaaattattttgaagGGAAAGATGGGTGATTTGTGTTTTTTGAAGGGAAATAATATCATGGTGATTGGTTATTATTGACAAATTGTTCTGTTGAATGGGTTAATTCTTCTGGATATAGGTAAACTCAAAATTCCTCAGCTCTGTTTATGCAGTGCTTATTTGTTGTATGTCTCTTAATGTTGAGATTACCTGTTTCTTGACATAAATATTACATAATTCATATTAATGGtctttttttttaccctttttttttccttttgtttttggtGGAGGAAGCTGAAAGCAAGTTGCTGTTTGGAATGAGGGTCACGGGTTCGAGGAAAACAGCCTGTTGCTGCGTAAATGCGAAGTTAAAATTTGAGTACATAGACTCTTGTGGTCCCGCCTTTCCTCGCACGGCACAGATAGCGAGGAACTTAGTGCCCCGggctgcacttttttttttttttttttttgcctttttggtGGAGGTGTTTGGTGGTGGTTGGGGTGGGGGATGGTTTGCTTGAATGAAACTGATATTATGGAGGCCCTTTTTTTGGTGGAGGTGTTTGGTGATGGGGGGTGGGGTGAGGTGGGTGGTTTGGTTGAATGAAACTGATATTATGGAGGATTTGAGACTTGTCAAGAAATGATGTGAATTTGGATATCAAAATACTTTCTACTATTAcatttttggaaattaattttggatctgattttcttatttgtagtacttattttcattttgtttaacGTTGGTCCGAGTTGAATTTAAATGAGGAAAATGGTCGACAAAACGCATAGTAGTACTGGTTTTTGTTGCTGTATGTATTTTACGAGAGTAGGGGTGCCAAACGGACGGGTTGGGTTGAATTTGGGCGGGttaaaatgggctgatttaCTTGGGCTGAAATAAGCTGAGCTAATAAATGAGCGGGTTGGGCGGATCATACTTTCTTGGGATAATTTTGCCAACCTAGATGAGAGATGCAAAGGTTTATGACTTCTTTTTCTTGGGTGATACTAAATTGGTCAAAGTACTAAATGGGATTATGTTTGTGATCAAAGACGAAGTTTGAATTGTCGGTTGTAAAATGAACAATAATGagttactaattttttttttggcaatcaTTTATTTATGTGCAATCTGCTAAATGATTCTTCTGTTATCGCAGAAAACGTGTAGTTACTTTTCCGGTTAGATGGCTGAAAGTTATATGTCTCAATTTGATGTTGCTTCTTTGAAAGAAACACTATGTGCTCAGCAACAGCTTCTACAGAAGCTTTACAGTGAGTTGGATGAGGAAAGAGAAGCCTCTTCTAGTGCTGCTAGTGAAGCGTTATCGATGATCTTGCGTCTCCAAGGAGAAAAAGCTGCAGTAAAAATGGAAGCCGAACAGTACAAGCGATTAGCTGAGGAGAAAATGTGTCACGCTGAGGAGTCATTAGCCATTTTCGAGGATCTTTTCTATCAAAAGGAGATGGAGATAGCTGCCTTAGAGTATCAGGTGCAAGCCTATAGGTATAAGCTGTTGAGCACGGGTTCTGTGGACCCCGGGATCAGTGAATTTAAATATCCTGAGAATTTGTTGCAAAGAAACGAGACTTTAGCAGGAGAAATGAGTCTCCAAGCCCTCGGAAGGCGTAACTCTGCCCCTCCTTTTCCTctgaaatttctgaaaaagggTGCTATGGAAATGGATGATTCAAGTTCGGAAAGAGATTCGAATTCCAAAACAGTGGAGGAATACACAGGGCAAGATATGAACGAGCAGCAGTCGGATACAGAGAAGAAGACTGATATTTCCACGACTGGAAGTATCAATTCGTATTGGCAACAGATTCGTCAGTTGGATGATCGAGTGAAAGAGATTACAGGAGTTAGCTACGCGAACTTGAGGAGTGAAACGAGGTCTCCTTCGCCGCTTTCTCAAAGAAGCATTAAGATAAGCAGATCAGAAAATGAAATGTACCAGCCTAAGCTTCACGTCAGCAAATCAGAAAATGACACACCTGCTGATTCGGGTTGTTCTCCAAATGTTCTTGATGTCTTCGAAGTGCCTCGAGTGGATAAGGATACAATCGACATTGGATTGCCTCCTAAACATGATCGCAAGATCGTTTTGCATAGTGATGAAAGGCTCAACAGACCAGATTCTGCTCAACAAGAGGCTGCAAAACAGTTAGTTAAAGATGAAGCTGATTTGCTAAAGAAATACTTCGTATCTGCACAGCGCGAGAACAAGTTACGAAGAGCAAGTGAAGCTGCTTCGCTTACCTGCCATTTGGCAATGTCTCGCCCTACAGCCAGCGTTTCAGAATCTAGTGAGTTTCATCAGCTCAATCGTACATCTGAGATAGTTGAAGTTGGAAGAGaagccacaacacaagaaacgGCTCGAGAAGAAGAGCTGAAGTTGTTACATGACATTAAGGAGCAGCTAAATTTGATGCAATCTGAAATCCAAAGTTTGAAAACTGACAAGCTCCCTCCAAGTGATGATGAACCGTCCTTACTTCTTCTATCAGAGGTACATGCATCCATCTAATGTGTGCCCTTTCTTCTGATTATAATTAGGGATGATTACTTTTTGGATAGCTCTAAAAAATAACAGCCGGAAAATGTATGTgtttttttatattaagtaaaaaatatacaaaatatacatcagTGAATGTTCGTATATTTTGGCTATCGCACGTAATGAATTTTGGCCGACGGGCCAAAAATGAGGAAATCCCTTTACTCATTTTCTGTCGCATTACATGTAAAAAGTTAATAACATGCTTACCATTTTGAACAGGCGATGATTCACTTTTGGCTTTGACCGATCTACCAAAAGCTTGAGCGCCAGCAGTCACTGGGAATAGCCTCGGCTCTTACATAATCAAGATGCTGCCATTCGTTGAAGTTAGTGGTTTTCTGTGACTTCTGAATAGTGTAAGAGTAGTTTTGGTTTTATTGTGTGGTTGCGGAGAGATTGATTCCTTTGTAAATTGACCACGTCGAGTGTACAGTATTGTATAGCCTGCATCTCATCAACCAAGTTGCATCAAGAGAGGAGTGTTTTCACATTTGTTATCCTGTTTTCGGTTTAACATTTTGATATCAGGTTtttgttttgtatatttgaaaTTCTAATTCGAGTATTTGAATGAAAAGGAGCAGAATAGTATTTGTGGATTGACATAGCCGACTCAACTAATGTAGATTAAGGTGTAATGTTGttatttcttttgttgttgttgttattgttgtatttgAAGCTCTGATTTCCAGTTGTAGTCCGTAAAGTCATTGTCATTTTTATGCCTTGTAATTTATATGATGAATTCTCGTGGTCGAACAGTCGTTTTGTATTTCTTGACTAATATGCCCTGAAGGTTTATGGATCTCtaagctatgttgctcggactttGTAAAAATGTTATCGTACcgtgttggatcctccaaaGTTGCACTACTTTTGAAGAGCCCATGCAACAGAGTCTCTAAACGCAACGGAATGCTAAAACTGGCAAACTATCATTACCATGTAGGAGATATGTCATCAACTTTGAATATTGAGGACCTCATCTTGAATTCTATGGTTTGATCCTTCACTTATCGGCCAATACTTTCTCTGATCTCCCTCTCTCCTGATTTTTAAAAGCGACATACGCTTGACTAGCTTTTTTTCAATCTTTACTGTCATGACTTGATGTAAAACCATTTTTCTCTATTGAGATTGAATAGCTGCATGAAAAATAATGACATAGTTTAAGTCTTGATGAAAAATACTTATGTTCCAAAACGATAGTACCTAAAGCAATACCACGAGCTATGTTATAAATCCTTAAGTTGGATCCGTATGAAAAAACCATCAGTGATATACTTTGCAGCTTGAAGTATCTTCTGTATAATCCAAGCAGTCTGTTTTGCAATCACATTCCAGGCTTCTCTGCCTTTCAAATAGTACGCATGCACCTATTGGATACACaattttatcctttttcttgctaAGGCACCATAGCTGTTTCAATGTTGCAGCCTCGTTCCAAACATAAATTTTTGTGATGCTCAATCCTACCACTGATGTTGGCCAGCATAGTGTGTCCCAGGCCACCAGTGCCTTCTTCCTAGCTTCAGTTTCACATGTCCAGAGAAATCTCCTACATATTGTTTCAATTTCTGAATGATTttcttacaacaacaacaacaacataattagtGTAATCCCActcaagtggggtctgggaaggtAGAGTATATGCAGACCTGTTTCGGACAGACCCTCGGCTTGGAGAAAAGCAAATGAAAGCAGATCggaaaaaatgaaataacaGAAGTAAAGAAACCATGACAAAATACTAACTAAAGCATGACAAAGCAGTCTGGAAAGAAGAATAATCTTCTTAGGCAGTGGAAAATTTTTGTGACCAAAATGCTTGTATTGCTGTTAACACACTTTTTAAGCTAGAAACTTTGTTGTCCAGCTGGTTATTCTGCGTAGCATCTTGTCCGGTAGAGACTAATATTGTGCTATACACAACCTCTTAGAACTTAAGAGGAACTACAAGGTATCTAAAAGGGAGTTTGGCCACAGTGAAGCCAAGTACTTGTATAATTTCTTGTTGGACATTCTCTGGCACCGCTCTGAAGtaaatgcaactcttgctttggTTTGCCACTAGTCCACTAAACCAGAAGCATTAGAGAATAGCTGATAAGTGCTGGTAAGGTAATGCAGTGAATCTCACGTCTCCCTTACAGAACAATAAAAGATCATCTGCAAAACTCAATAGCCATTACACTTTTATTATTACTAGTTATACATGTGTGATGTATTCGTGTAAATCTAAAATTGTTAGatatttattttcaactttGATCATGATTCTTCAAGAGTGAGCCTCGTGAACACACTTGTCCATGAGATGAGATCAAACATGTAACTAGATAGGCACTTGCACTGCAGAAGTGTGTCTTGTTATCAAATATGTCCATGACAACAAATGCATGTAAAGCAACTAAATCTAAGTGCCGATTAAACCAACCATTTACTAACACCAGTAATTTGAAAGGAAAGCATgatatatatttagaaaaaaagactatggaagaaagaaaaacccACAAAATAACCTCTTCCCTTCCCCTTCTAATTCACTATCAATTTCCTAGAAGCGGatgcaaaattaaaattttatgggttcggAATACTAGCTAATTAAGTTACCGAGTCagaattttttaataaatttcttaaGACATATACAGGATTTGAGCCAAAACGAATCATTGCTTTTACCGTGCATTCGCCCCTGAAATTCCAACTTAACTCTTGATAACCAGAAGATGAAATATGATTTTTGCCAATATTTTAAATATACAGGACCCAGTATCCCACTTGTCAAATTTTTTAAAGGTGTCTCCCACAAGTACTATTGAATATGCGACCCACAATAAAATTTGTTAAAAAAGTTTAGAGTTAATAGTATTTTTGGTCTCTTAATAATtggtaaatttttattttagtcCCTATAATATTTGCCTTAGCACATTGGACCTCCAATTAATTGAATTGTATAATTTTGATCCCTTTGCttagaaatatttacaaatttaacATAATTATTAGTTTATTTAAGACTTAATTACTCATGTGATAATGTTAAATTTTTACTGTTACTTCATACTATTTGACTGTTCATAAATAgtcaaatataatatattttctacatgaaggggaaaaaaaacacatacttttattaattgaaggttaaatctGCAGGGTCATATGATACAAGAACCAAAAAAAGGAATTTATCAATAACTTAGTGACCAGAAGTGCTATATGTTAGTTATTTAACAGAAACTGGGAATTAGTTAGTTAGAACCTTTCGCCCCTTTCTACTCTCTCCATCTGTctctttctctattttttttttattccatttGGATTTGAATTTTAATCTGTTAATTCATTTGTCCATATAATTATTCGTTGTACTTATAGTTATTTGTCTTGCATCATTGTACTTCTTTTTTCATTGTTCACTAAATTAAAGCACATTTTGCTTACTTTGGCACTTGTCTATGTTTTTCAACCTTTTCTGACATGGAGTTGCTCTCATCTGGTTCTTACTCTTCAATTATTTCCCATTAGTTCTCTTTTCTGTTGTGTGTTCTAGAAAATCCCAGGACACGATCATGACCGATGAGGAGAGGATGAGCAGCATTGAGATGATCCGAAAGAAGTTGCGTGCAGTGGAGTATCTAGGACTTTCATTCAAggtgttcggaaaaaaaaaaaaaaaaagctaaatatacacCGTAATTTTTTGCCAAacgtgttcaaaagttaatatatgcacataaacacagaaaatttaccatatatatatactgtaattttttgccgaaagtgttcgggtgaacaccctggccCCCAAGTAGATCCGCCTCTGGTTGCGTGAATGGtgttattttccttatttttaccAATCTTTCAAGGGGGATGACTCTCCAGAATGGCCCTACCATTGGTTCATTCCCCCATTTGTCGCTGAACAATTAGATCTGCCCTTTCTTAATACCATCGCGCATTATCAAAGGTTTTTATCTATCTTGCTCTTCCTTGAGTCCCCCATGTTTCAAGAATTCATATAGTCGTATTGTTAATGCCATGGTCTACTATTTATAAGAATAGTGGAGTATAAAGTAGGGTGTATAACTAGTACAGGTATTAGTTATACATAGGTTGTAAACCTTCTAATATGGGATTATTATCCCACCCTTTCATACTAAAATAGTAAGATCAAAATAATCCCGGGACTAAATAATACCCGTTACCAAACGCAGGAAAAAATAATCCCTTGGGATAATTATACTTATAGCACCAACCAAACGAGCCCCTAGAGTTTTGCTTGAGGTGCCTTAAGCCCTGAAATTAGCTGCAGTAAGGGCAGCGAATTTTGTGTTGCACTCTTGCTTTGACCGCGATTTCAATCCAAGCAAATATTGTTTCCTATTAATTTGCTTAAGAACCGTTATCAACGAATATGTTGGTGATCGggaaaacaaaattaaatcGAAAACTATTCACTCAATTTGAATTAGGAATTTATAACTGTTAATATTACACATTTGCAGTTATCTTTAGCTGCTCAAGAACAAGAAGGATGAAGCTTCGAACCGAGAGAGAAAGAGTGTGCAGGAGAAATTCTAGCTACCTAATTATTGTACAAGACTTTGTTATTTAACCACATTAACAGATAAACTAACTTGACCACTTAACTTGTTAACTGACCATAACAATCAACATTGTCTAATTTGGACTCAGTTTTGAATTTGATCTTCATGACTTTTATTTCACCAATTAATACTTTTGTGAATTCCTTTGTCCATATTATTATACTCAAGTTATTTTTCTTGcatcatataatttccttttTTCATGTTTACGCCTTTTGCTTAAAGCTGGGTACCTTTTgaagtttcttttaaaataaaattataattgtGTCTCGGACAGCTCCCTTGCTATTCAAGTAAATTTGTACGTAAAACTAAAGTTGCTTGGGAAGTCCTCACTTGATGGGAAGAGGATATGAAGTAATCGCCTTTGTGTCTAATTCTTCCTAATCCTGTTTCGGGCAAAACCTTCACTCCTACCTGCTGACACCAAACAGATACTAAGTAATGCgtaaaaaatgtgaaatttgaaaaaaagtagtatctggaaaaaagttgaaaaatggtatttggaaattggagttgtgtttggacacGAATACAACTTGGGaaaatgttgaattttatgagtGATTTGGAGTGAAAAATGTGAAAACATGTATTTGGAGTTTTTCGAATTCCGGAATTCAACTTGATCCGGAAAATTGTAATGATTAGATGTCCAAACATGAATCCTGAATAAAATTgcagaaaaaagtgaaaattatacATGGCCAAGCGGGCTCTAAGACTTACCATCCTTTATTTAGGATTAAGTGGTACATGCTCCAGATTTCACTTGACCAGTTCACAAGCTAGACATCAATGATATTATTCTTCTCTGAATGTTCTTCTCTTGCCAAAGTGCAGCTTCAAGTTCTCAATTGAGCCAGAGACAGTTGGTGAGGTCAAGCTTTGCAGCTACTCTGAGCTGCAAAATATTACTGATTTCAAGTCCGCAAGCTTGATCCAGGAGACTCTTTCGGGAAGATTGTTCCATGGCACCATTGGTGAAGGATCTAAAACACGACCAGCACTTGTAAAGACATGGGATTTTCTCCGTCCTGAAGATAAAAGACATGCTCAACATCCATACAAATTCTGTGTATGTTAGCAAGATAGGTTTGTGTATGTGATTTTTTGTCtattattttgggttgaatGATGCAAAGGGTTCTTATGTAGGATGAGATCGAGTTGTTAACAGATGAAAAAGCAAATACGCACCCCAATTTGGTAAAGTTGTATACGTTCTGCTG is a window of Lycium ferocissimum isolate CSIRO_LF1 chromosome 12, AGI_CSIRO_Lferr_CH_V1, whole genome shotgun sequence DNA encoding:
- the LOC132040363 gene encoding uncharacterized protein LOC132040363 — protein: MAESYMSQFDVASLKETLCAQQQLLQKLYSELDEEREASSSAASEALSMILRLQGEKAAVKMEAEQYKRLAEEKMCHAEESLAIFEDLFYQKEMEIAALEYQVQAYRYKLLSTGSVDPGISEFKYPENLLQRNETLAGEMSLQALGRRNSAPPFPLKFLKKGAMEMDDSSSERDSNSKTVEEYTGQDMNEQQSDTEKKTDISTTGSINSYWQQIRQLDDRVKEITGVSYANLRSETRSPSPLSQRSIKISRSENEMYQPKLHVSKSENDTPADSGCSPNVLDVFEVPRVDKDTIDIGLPPKHDRKIVLHSDERLNRPDSAQQEAAKQLVKDEADLLKKYFVSAQRENKLRRASEAASLTCHLAMSRPTASVSESSEFHQLNRTSEIVEVGREATTQETAREEELKLLHDIKEQLNLMQSEIQSLKTDKLPPSDDEPSLLLLSEAMIHFWL